DNA sequence from the Luteolibacter sp. Y139 genome:
CCGCGCCTCCTCGTCGTAGCAATAGATCGTCTCTTTCTTGTTACGCACACGGAACAGCGGCGTCTGAAGGATGTGAAGGTGTCCCTCGCGAATGATCTCCGGGAAGAACTGTAGGAAGAACGTCAGCAGCAGCAGACGGATGTGCATGCCATCCACGTCGGCATCGGTCGCGATGACGACCTTGTTATAGCGTAGCTCCGCGATGCCATCCTCGATGCCGAGCGCCGCTTGGAGCAGGGCGAACTCCTCGTTCTCGTAAACGATCTTCTTGGCGAGGCCGAAGGTATTGAGCGGCTTGCCTCGCAAGGAGAACACGGCCTGCGTTTCCACATCGCGGCTCTTCGTGATCGAACCGGAAGCGGAGTCGCCCTCGGTGATGAAAAGCGTGCTATCGAGTCGCTGCTTGTGCTTCGAGTCCAGATGCGCACGGCAATCGCGCAGCTTCTTGTTATGAACCTTCGCCTGACGGGCGCGCTCGCGGGCAATCTTCTGGATGCCCTTCAGATCCTTGCGCTCGCGCTCGGCGGCCATGATGCGCTTCTGGATCGCCTCGGCCACCTTCGGATGCTTGTGCAGGTGGTTGTCCAGGTGCTGCTTGAGGAAGTTGCCGACGAAGGTCCGGATCGACTCGCCGTTCGGAGTCATCGCGGCAGATCCCAGCTTGGTCTTGGTCTGCGATTCGAACACCGGCTCCTCCACACGCACCACGATCGCCGCTTCGATACCGGCACGGATGTCCGCCGGATCATACTGCTTCTTGTAGAAGGTGCGGATGGCATTCACGAAGCCCTCTCGGAAAGCCTGCAAGTGCGTGCCTCCCTGAGTGGTGTTCTGGCCGTTGACGAAAGTATAGTATTCCTCGCCGCTTTCGACCGTGTGGGTAAAGGCGACCTCGATATCCTTGCCCTTGAGGTGGATCGGCTCATAGAGCGCCTCGCTGTCCATTTCCTCACGGAGCAGGTCGAGCAGGCCGTCCTTCGATTTGAACTTCTTGCCGTTGAAGATCAGCGTCAGCCCTGGATTCAGATAGCTGTAGTAGCGACACATCTTCTCAACGAAGGCGTCCTTGAACTTCGACTTCGCCGGGAAAATCGAGCGGTCGATGTCAAACGCGAGCCGCGTGCCGGAGGGCGCCTCCTCACTGCGCGGATACTTCATGTCCACGGTCACCTGTCCCTTCGAGAACTCGATCGCCTTGGTCTGCCCTTCGCGCCACGCCTGGATCTCGAAGAAACCGGACAGCGCATTCACCGCCTTGATACCGACACCGTTGAGGCCCACGGATTTCTTGAACGCCTCGCTGTCGTACTTCGCACCCGTATTGATCTGGGCAGCGCAGTCGAAAAGCTTCCCGAGCGGGATGCCACGGCCGAAGTCGCGGACCTCCACACGGCCTTCCTCATCGATGTCGATGCGGATCTCCTTGCCGTGCCCCATGATGTGCTCGTCGATCGAGTTATCGATGACCTCCTTGAGCAGGATGTAGATCCCATCGTCGGCCGAAGAGCCGTCACCGAGCTTGCCGATGTACATCCCCGGCCGCAGCCGGATGTGTTCGCGCCAATCGAGGGATTTGATGCTGTCTTCGGTATATTCGGCGGCCATGGCGATCTTTCGGGAATCCTGAAGACCCGCCGCC
Encoded proteins:
- a CDS encoding DNA topoisomerase IV subunit B; the protein is MAAEYTEDSIKSLDWREHIRLRPGMYIGKLGDGSSADDGIYILLKEVIDNSIDEHIMGHGKEIRIDIDEEGRVEVRDFGRGIPLGKLFDCAAQINTGAKYDSEAFKKSVGLNGVGIKAVNALSGFFEIQAWREGQTKAIEFSKGQVTVDMKYPRSEEAPSGTRLAFDIDRSIFPAKSKFKDAFVEKMCRYYSYLNPGLTLIFNGKKFKSKDGLLDLLREEMDSEALYEPIHLKGKDIEVAFTHTVESGEEYYTFVNGQNTTQGGTHLQAFREGFVNAIRTFYKKQYDPADIRAGIEAAIVVRVEEPVFESQTKTKLGSAAMTPNGESIRTFVGNFLKQHLDNHLHKHPKVAEAIQKRIMAAERERKDLKGIQKIARERARQAKVHNKKLRDCRAHLDSKHKQRLDSTLFITEGDSASGSITKSRDVETQAVFSLRGKPLNTFGLAKKIVYENEEFALLQAALGIEDGIAELRYNKVVIATDADVDGMHIRLLLLTFFLQFFPEIIREGHLHILQTPLFRVRNKKETIYCYDEEARVKALAKLGKNAEITRFKGLGEISPDEFKFMIGADMRLDHVEFEEGKGTKELLAFYMGKNTPDRQDFIVEHLRVNVDRQVA